The following is a genomic window from Opitutus sp. GAS368.
CTCGAGCTGGTATGGCAGGCTTGGACGGAGCGCGACCGCTTTGCGCGATGGTTCGGCCCGAAGGGTTTCAGGCTGGCGGTGGTGAAATTCGATCTGCGTCCCGGCGGCATGATCCACTACAAGATGGCGACGCCCGATGGGAAGGAAATGTGGGGCAAGGCCGTTTACCGCGAGATCGTGCCGCCCGCGAGGCTCGTCTGGATCAATTCGTTCTCGGACAAGGATGGCGGCATCACGCGCCACCCGCTCACCACCGATCCCTGGCCGCTGCAGATGCTCACGGTCGTCACCTTCGCGGAAAACGCCGGCAAGACCACGGTGACGGTGAACTGGTGGCCCTATGAAGCCGATGCCGACGAGCGCCGGGTCTTCGATGCCGGCCACGAGAGCATGAAGATGGGCTGGGGCGGCACCTTCGAGCAGCTCAAGGCCTATCTGGGCAAAGCCTGAAAGATCGCTTCTTCCGGCCGCCCGAGAAAATCTGCCTACCAACAGGCCTGCCAAACCTATGACCAAACTGCGGGTTCACTGCTTTACCGTTTCGCTCGACGGCTTCGGCGCCGGTCCTGGCCAGGACCTGGAGAATCCGATGGGAATTGGCGGCGGCGGCCTGCACCCGTGGCTCTTCGGCACCCGCACCGCCAACCAAATGTTCGGGCGGGAAGGAGGCGCGGCGGGAATCGACGACGACTTCGTGGCGCGCGGGAATGAGAACATCGGGGCATGGATTCTGGGGCGCAACATGTTCGGCCCGATCCGCGGCACCTGGCCGGACGACAACTGGAAAGGGTGGTGGGGCGACAACCCGCCTTACCATGTCCCCGTGTTCGTCCTCACCCATCACGCGCGCGAACCGATCGCCATGACCGGTGGCACAACCTTCCACTTTGTCACGGGGGGCATCGAGGCCGCGCTCAAGCTCGCCACCGCGGCGGCCGGCGGCCGCGACATCCGGCTCGGCGGGGGCGTAGCCACCATCCAGCAGTATCTGCGCGCCGGACTTGTTGACGAGATGCACGTCGCCATGTCACCGGTGGTCCTCGGTTCCGGCGAGAGTTTGTTCGCCGGCATGGACTTGGTGAAGCTCGGCTACGAGGTGGCCAGCTGCGCTTCCAGCTCGAGCGTCACGCACTATGTGCTGAAGAAAAAAGCCTGATGACCTGTCCGGAAGGCGCCCACCTGTTCGTTGAGTCTCTGAACCCGCAACCCCTTTTCCCGCATGAAAATCAAAACCACCCAAAAGATCACCCCGTTCCTCTGGTTCGCCGACCAGGCCGAGCCGGCCGCGAAGTTCTACGTTTCACTCTTCAAGAATTCGAAGATCAAGGTCGTCCACCGCTACGAGGAGGCCGGCGCCGGCGCCACCGGCCGGCCGAAGGGCTCGGTCATGACCGTGGCCTTCCAGCTGGCCGGCCAGGAATTCACGGCGCTCAACGGCGGCCCGGTCTTCAAGTTCACCGAGGCCATCTCGCTGGTCGTCCACTGCACGGACCAGAAGGAGGTCGATTTCTTCTGGAAGAAGCTCACCGCCGGCGGGGGCGAGCCGGGCCAGTGCGGCTGGCTGAAGGACAGATACGGCCTCTCCTGGCAGATCGTCCCCGACGAATTGATGGAGCTGCTCGGCGACAGGGATCCCGCCAAGTCCCATCGCGTCATGGCGGCGCTCATGGACATGACCAAGATCGACCTCAAGGCCCTGCGGCGCGCCCACGCGGGCAAGTGAGGGCCGCTCTTCTGCGCTGACTTTCCCGCCCGACTCCCCAAGCCTGCCCCCATGGAACCCACGAATCCCTCCGCCCCCGTCTCGAAAGGCGCTCTCTGGTCCGGCCGCATCATGAGCACGCTGCCCGTGTTGCTGCTGATCATGAGCGCCGTAATGAAAATCGCCCAGTCCGCCGAAGTCGTAAAAGGCTTTGCGGACTGGCCCGCAGGCAGTGCTGTCGCCATCGGCATCCTCGAGCTCACCTGCACGGCCCTCTACCTCATCCCACGCACCGCCGTGCTCGGGGCGATCCTGCTCGCCGCCTATCTCGGGGGTGCCACCGCCGTGTCTGTGCGCATGGGCGTCAATTTTGCCATGCCGGTCGTGTGCGGCGTGCTCGTCTGGGGCGGGCTCTACCTGCGCGATCCGCGGCTACGGGCGCTCATCCCGTTCGTGCGCTGACTGCCCTGCGGCTCGGAGCAGGCAAAAAGAACGGCGGTGCCCCGCACCGCCGTAGATTGAGGCGAGGAGGGGATCAGCCCTTCACGGTCATGGTGTTGCTCACCATGCGGACGCCGCGGACACCCTGAGCGAGGTGCGTGACGAGATCCTTCTCGGCCGCGGACGCGGCCTCGCCCTCAATGGCC
Proteins encoded in this region:
- a CDS encoding dihydrofolate reductase family protein, with the translated sequence MTKLRVHCFTVSLDGFGAGPGQDLENPMGIGGGGLHPWLFGTRTANQMFGREGGAAGIDDDFVARGNENIGAWILGRNMFGPIRGTWPDDNWKGWWGDNPPYHVPVFVLTHHAREPIAMTGGTTFHFVTGGIEAALKLATAAAGGRDIRLGGGVATIQQYLRAGLVDEMHVAMSPVVLGSGESLFAGMDLVKLGYEVASCASSSSVTHYVLKKKA
- a CDS encoding VOC family protein, which encodes MKIKTTQKITPFLWFADQAEPAAKFYVSLFKNSKIKVVHRYEEAGAGATGRPKGSVMTVAFQLAGQEFTALNGGPVFKFTEAISLVVHCTDQKEVDFFWKKLTAGGGEPGQCGWLKDRYGLSWQIVPDELMELLGDRDPAKSHRVMAALMDMTKIDLKALRRAHAGK
- a CDS encoding DoxX family protein, which translates into the protein MEPTNPSAPVSKGALWSGRIMSTLPVLLLIMSAVMKIAQSAEVVKGFADWPAGSAVAIGILELTCTALYLIPRTAVLGAILLAAYLGGATAVSVRMGVNFAMPVVCGVLVWGGLYLRDPRLRALIPFVR